Within Sorangiineae bacterium MSr11367, the genomic segment TCCGTGGCATCGCGATGCGAGCCGACGTTCTTCCACTCGTCGGTGATCTTCAAGGCGAGCTCGGGGTAGCGGACCACTTTGGTCGTCCCGTCCTGCGTCACCTGGTCTTTGCGGGGCACTTCGATCGTGTTCACCACGGTCGCACCCTGCTTCCAGATGAGCGTGAACTTCGACTTGTCCTGATCGCGCATCTCGATGTGGAGCTGCTTTTCAGGCTCCACCTTGGTGATTTCCTCGTCCGGTCTCGGCGGGCCCGGCACCTGGGCATCCGCATTCAAGCGGGCCATGTGCGACCACACTGCCGTGATGAGCAAGAACGAGATGGTCACCATGAGAAGGTCGATCATCGGGATCATGTTGATCTCGGAGTCGAGCGATCTCCTACCACCGCTTCCACCGTCGACGCTTACACCTGCCATCGTCCTGGCTCCGTCGCAATTACGGCACTACGGGACCCGCTGCTCGGGTCCCGTACCCGTTCGAGGTTGGCTGATCTCTATTGGAAGCTAATTCGAAAACTTACTTAAGGATGAGACGTCGCAGCCCAAATGGATGGGCGCAGGGAGCGTTCGCTCCGGAATCAGGCTGCGTGGGCAACGCCGCCGAGGTTCACCTTCTGGCGGTTGTTCACCACCAGATTGAGCACCTGAACGCTCGCCTCGTTGATGTCGTCTTCCAGGGTCTGCGTCTTGCCGTTCAGCACGGCGTAACCGATCAGACCGATGATGGCGATGATGAGACCGAAGGCGGTGCAGTTCATCGCTTCCGAGATACCTTCGGCGAGAATGCGGGCCTTCTGGCTCGGGTCGACGCTCTCACCGGAGACCGCGCCGAAGCTCGTGATCAGACCGGACACGGTGCCGAGCAGACCCGAGAGCA encodes:
- a CDS encoding biopolymer transporter ExbD; translated protein: MAGVSVDGGSGGRRSLDSEINMIPMIDLLMVTISFLLITAVWSHMARLNADAQVPGPPRPDEEITKVEPEKQLHIEMRDQDKSKFTLIWKQGATVVNTIEVPRKDQVTQDGTTKVVRYPELALKITDEWKNVGSHRDATDRKLDQAVLHTDNNIPYSQIIGVIDAVYQTHRPMSLGSKTEPVSAFNVTFSVN